A stretch of Plasmodium chabaudi chabaudi strain AS genome assembly, chromosome: 14 DNA encodes these proteins:
- a CDS encoding anaphase-promoting complex subunit 10, putative: MEKKDENYYLWKIIKDLNMVDKKEKIVYNNIRMNKNNLPKMKISKKYVEVGCLGIWKLSSSKNKHDIKKLKDNDVNTYWQSSSIGPHTITIQFLKLTKVSKICLLFNYLLDESYTPCEILIKIGNDEHNLEYLCTTYCDINKYSLDGPFWFVIDLKKINFFSFFSNYNLKVLKNKNVCIYCRCLQICILSSQQYGKDTRVRQVKIYGPNYSFYKYDKMVLQKT; the protein is encoded by the coding sequence atggaaaaaaaagacgaaaactattatttatggaagataataaaagatttaaatatggtagacaaaaaagaaaagatagtttataataatataagaatgaataaaaataatttaccaaaaatgaaaataagcaaaaaatatgttgaaGTAGGATGCTTAGGAATTTGGAAATTATCAAGtagtaaaaataagcatgatataaaaaaattaaaagataatGATGTTAATACATATTGGCAATCATCATCTATAGGACCCCATACAATAacaatacaatttttaaagctAACAAAAgtttcaaaaatatgtttactatttaattatttgctCGATGAATCATATACACCCTGtgaaattttaataaaaattggaaatGATGAACATAATCTTGAATATCTTTGTACAACATATTGTGATATAAACAAGTATTCTTTGGATGGCCCATTTTGGTTTGTaattgatttaaaaaaaattaattttttttcatttttcagtaattataatttaaaagttttaaaaaacaaaaatgtatgcatatattgtCGTTGCCTTCAAATCTGTATATTGTCAAGCCAGCAATATGGCAAGGATACCAGAGTAAGGCAAGTCAAAATTTATGGTCCtaattattctttttacaaatatgataaaatggTTTTACAAAAAACATAG
- a CDS encoding diphthamide biosynthesis protein 3, putative, with protein sequence MIVENKTTANETFDVIYEEVKLEDFEFEEQIKTFFYPCPCGDIFETTLEKLLNGEDILTCPSCSLTIKIIYNLSDLNKYLQNNN encoded by the coding sequence atgatagttgaaaataaaactacGGCTAACGAAACATTTGATGTTATATATGAAGAAGTAAAATTAGAAGATTTTGAATTTGAAGAACAAAtcaaaacatttttttatccttGTCCGTGTGGTGATATTTTCGAAACAACATTAGAGAAGCTTTTAAATGGCGAAGATATTTTAACATGTCCTAGTTGCTCATTaactattaaaataatttataatttaagcgatttaaataaatatttgcaAAATAACAACTAA
- a CDS encoding PPPDE peptidase domain-containing protein, putative, translating to MATTYNVKLKIYDLSRGMVKLWSPLLIGKQIGGVWHTAVLIYNMEYFYGGGIMCLPPYEFESLYNIKPVEIIDMGETEVDKTFFHDYLDGIRPNFTTDKYNLINWNCNNFTNEACNFLLGKGIPQYILNTPYEVMSTPKGKLILDMMQSCQTSIAPGMENSTPNNSEVKNDSNSNNNDSQKNNVTEYSKVPSVSIDNFFTGNKINSIFEDYLKSDKHNSSEKKTFINLLNSFFNKLINNPNILQNRIIYKKNNELFNNVSNDSEYNKILSYIGFVKGYVEIDEINNLQIFTLYIDSTYSKNCPTSKNIDLFINKKIYLKSLDSSIYKVDLLSFKNISEYALDSNTKKANANEIYIFLSEYFISNHFDITNSKNDNNNFNTIKSAISSDLETEKHYLVNIYELVTKHLNLL from the exons ATGGCAACGACATATAATGTTAAGCTAAAGATATACGACTTATCCCGAGGAAT GGTAAAATTGTGGTCTCCGCTGTTAATTGGGAAACAAATTGGTGGAGTTTGGCATACAGCCGTTTTGATATATAACatggaatatttttacG GAGGAGGAATAATGTGTTTGCCTCCATACGAATTCGAATCACTTTATAACATAAAACCAGTAGAAATTATAGATATGGGAGAAACTGAAGTagataaaacattttttcatGATTACCTTGATGGAATTCGACCAAACTTTACTacagataaatataatttaattaattggaattgtaataattttactAATGAAGCTTGTAATTTTCTTCTTGGAAAAGGTATTCcccaatatattttgaatacACCATATGAAGTTATGTCAACACCTAAAGGAAAGTTAATATTAGACATGATGCAGTCATGCCAAACCTCTATTGCACCAGGTATGGAAAACAGTACCCCAAATAATAGTgaagtaaaaaatgatagcaatagtaataataatgatagccaaaaaaataatgtaactGAATATTCTAAAGTCCCCAGTGTATCTAtagataatttttttacgggaaataaaataaacagtATATTTGaagattatttaaaaagtgaTAAGCATAATTccagtgaaaaaaaaacctttattaatttattaaactcattttttaacaaattaattaataatccaaacatattacaaaatagaataatatataaaaaaaataatgaactatttaataatgtttCAAATGATtcagaatataataaaatactaTCATATATTGGATTTGTTAAAGGATATGTTGAAattgatgaaataaataatttacaaatttttacACTTTATATAGATTCAACATATAGTAAAAATTGCCCtacttcaaaaaatattgatttatttataaataaaaaaatatatttaaaaagtttagATTCATCTATTTATAAAGTAGACcttttatcttttaaaaatatttctgaATATGCTCTTGATagtaatacaaaaaaagcAAATGCCAatgaaatttatatttttttatcagaGTATTTTATAAGCAACCATTTTGATATTACAAATAgcaaaaatgataataacaattttaacaCTATAAAAAGTGCAATTAGTTCCGATTTGGAAACAGAAAAACATTATTTGgtcaatatatatgaactAGTAACCAAACAcctaaatttattatag
- a CDS encoding thrombospondin-related apical membrane protein, putative: MIKIGRFPIILISFFFMTLHKEICGEIDMRQSEDPVVQLLQTTPNYKVVVLEPECFINPKTQKLMNNGNYKDEENFDRKEFLMYNYIVINNYEFSNAKSLEIYSAKDKNITNYLILTFYIEGLNFSVNKNFLYDIFLHLSTSGDNKKMECTNKYFDVSLLKSIDVLSPSELEILSDPIKFTMGTDSGSFRVNITQMFMDDTWKAFIKNKISFLIKPEGDCYVLLEDRLNKPTLVIEKISSFYTEWGEWSECTMECNHPDNVQIRERRCIHPNGDCFKGDLKESRPCNIPLPPCYSLFENKDSSTLKIMMVALPIFIVICVFIILYRIFYAKKGTEKELYENVAGRFMYE; the protein is encoded by the coding sequence atgataaaaataggtAGATTTCccataatattaatttcgttttttttcatgaCATTGcataaagaaatatgtGGAGAAATTGATATGAGACAAAGTGAAGACCCAGTTGTACAATTACTTCAAACAACCCCAAATTACAAAGTTGTAGTATTAGAGCCAGAATGTTTCATAAATCCAAAGAcacaaaaattaatgaataaTGGTAACTATAAGGATGAAGAAAATTTCGATAGGAAAGAATTTTTAATGTACAATTATattgttataaataattatgaattcTCGAATGCAAAATCAttagaaatatattcagcaaaagacaaaaatattacaaattatttaattttaacattttatattgaaggtttaaatttttcagttaataaaaattttctttatgatatttttttacatttaagTACATCAGGAGACAATAAAAAGATGGAATGtactaataaatattttgatgtATCTTTATTAAAATCTATAGATGTTTTAAGTCCATCAGAATTAGAGATATTATCTGATCCTATAAAATTTACTATGGGAACAGATTCGGGAAGTTTTAGAGTTAACATTACACAAATGTTTATGGATGATACATGGAAagcttttataaaaaataaaatatctttTCTTATTAAACCAGAAGGAGATTGTTATGTATTATTAGAAGACCGATTGAATAAGCCTACTTTagttattgaaaaaatatcttCCTTTTATACAGAATGGGGAGAATGGTCTGAATGTACTATGGAATGTAATCATCCCGATAATGTTCAAATTAGAGAAAGACGATGTATACACCCAAACGGGGATTGTTTTAAAGGAGACTTAAAGGAATCAAGACCATGCAACATTCCTTTACCTCCATGTTACTccttatttgaaaataaagactcttcaacattaaaaattatgatggTTGCTTTGCCTATATTTATAGTTATAtgtgtatttattatattatatcgaatattttatgctaAAAAAGGAACAGAAAAGGAATTATACGAAAATGTAGCTGGCCGATTTATGTATGAATAA
- a CDS encoding AP-2 complex subunit mu, putative produces the protein MIEGLYVFFANGQLLIQRNYRSMTNKNDLKLYVSKYIKTKRFYEHPIVEINNVFFLNVSINEIVITALTKNNANICLIFNFIYKFIEILKYFFDDEISRINIINNFVLIYDICDEIIDYGYPQMLEISVLKNCLQSKVKYYSRTSQYFHKLSNEFKCGNSLIEDIIHDTNLENKSEHLHKKYYNFNDKSNNSNNNKKINDIKKMNSFELSEKNKLKNIGKEALNRIKNKIINNIAKQPNSFNYLTGNCTWRTNNIYHKKNEIIIDILEVLNVTINNNNLICAHINGKIILKCFLSGMPICELSTSNKFNMLNNKNVASIDGENNAKYNEKKRNGEPNYGSNNIFEDRKNITIDNCIFHHCVNSSKYNDHKIITFTPPDGDFELMRYTVTKNIQVPFHISAVYNPVFQYSKYLDKNYSIKKSKGLNFYDYKNTNKFEYKVTIRSNYSGPMNATEIVIKIPIYKFSENVHVVYKSIGKTEFNNVENVITWKISKFPGLSEHTIRIYLTLENQNQIYSNMNNTQKVDGQSKVVLHVNTVKNMNTVKFLNTYKMPITLNFKIPMFTSSGMFIRYLKVYEKSNYKIIKWIKYLTEAGAYQYK, from the coding sequence atgatagaaggactatatgttttttttgccAATGGGCAATTATTAATACAACGGAATTACCGAAGTAtgacaaataaaaatgatttaaaacTGTATgtaagtaaatatataaaaacaaaacgaTTTTATGAACATCCAATagtagaaataaataatgtattttttttaaacgtAAGTATCAATGAAATAGTTATAACTgcattaacaaaaaataatgcaaatatttgtttaattttcaattttatttataaatttattgaaatattaaaatatttttttgatgatgaaatatctagaataaatattataaataattttgttttaatttatgaTATATGTGATGAAATTATTGATTATGGATATCCACAAATGTTAGAAATAAGCgtgttaaaaaattgctTACAAAGtaaagtaaaatattatagtaGAACATcacaatattttcataaattatcaaatgAATTCAAATGTGGAAATAGCTTGATTGAAGATATAATACATGATACTAATTTGGAAAACAAAAGTGAACAtttgcataaaaaatattataattttaatgacAAAAgcaataatagtaataataataaaaaaataaatgatattaaaaaaatgaatagtTTTGAACtaagtgaaaaaaataaattaaaaaatataggtAAAGAAGCATTAAacagaattaaaaataaaataataaataatattgccAAACAACCTAAtagttttaattatttgacAGGAAATTGTACATGGAGaactaataatatttatcataaaaaaaatgaaattattatagatatattaGAAGTATTAAATGtaacaataaataataataatttgatatGTGCTCatataaatggaaaaattattttaaaatgctTTTTATCTGGTATGCCAATTTGTGAACTATCCACAAgtaacaaatttaatatgttaaataataaaaatgtagcATCAATTGATGGAGAAAATAatgcaaaatataatgaaaagaaaCGAAATGGTGAACCCAATTATGGttctaataatatatttgaagatagaaaaaatataacaattgACAATTGCATATTTCATCATTGTGTTAATtcatcaaaatataatgatcataaaataattacttTTACACCACCAGATGGAGATTTTGAATTAATGAGATATACagtaacaaaaaatattcaagtACCCTTTCATATTTCAGCTGTATATAATCCAGTATTtcaatattcaaaatatttagacaaaaattattcaataaaaaaatcaaaaggTCTCAATTTCtatgattataaaaatactaataaatttgaatataaagTTACTATTCGATCGAATTATAGTGGCCCTATGAATGCAACTGAGatagttataaaaatcCCGATTTACAAATTTTCTGAAAATGTACATGTTGTATATAAATCTATAGGTAAAACAgaatttaataatgttgaaaatgtaataaCATGGAAAATTAGCAAATTTCCAGGTTTATCTGAGCATACTAttagaatatatttaacattagaaaatcaaaatcaaatttattcgaatatgaataatactCAAAAAGTCGATGGACAATCTAAGGTTGTCTTGCATGTTAATActgttaaaaatatgaatactgtgaaatttttaaatacttATAAAATGCCAATCACAttgaattttaaaataccTATGTTCACATCGAGTGGTATGTTTATTCGATATTTAAAAGTATAtgaaaaatcaaattataaaataattaaatggATCAAATACCTTACTGAGGCGGGCGCATATCAGTACAAGTAA